The proteins below come from a single Candidatus Binatia bacterium genomic window:
- a CDS encoding isochorismatase family protein codes for MPIDLEALFRPRVAVLTTECQRGVIGPNGPLPALVEEVRASGIVPNGARVLAAARAAGAPVLHGTVHRREDGGGVMMNCRLFTVTAKSGAPPLLAGSEQAKVIEEFGPVESDYEVPRYHGVSLFHDTEMDSILRSLGVTTVVLLGVSLNIAILGTTIEAVNRGYQVVIPHDGVIGTPAEYGEEVLKNSMRMLATVTDCDAVVKALGAVAC; via the coding sequence ATGCCGATTGATCTCGAAGCTCTGTTCCGGCCGAGGGTGGCCGTTCTCACTACCGAATGTCAACGCGGCGTGATTGGCCCGAATGGGCCGTTGCCGGCGTTGGTCGAAGAGGTGCGAGCGAGTGGAATCGTGCCCAACGGGGCCCGGGTTCTCGCCGCGGCGCGCGCCGCGGGCGCTCCGGTCCTACACGGGACCGTGCACCGCCGCGAGGACGGCGGCGGGGTCATGATGAACTGCCGGTTGTTCACCGTCACGGCGAAGTCCGGTGCGCCGCCGCTTCTCGCGGGTAGCGAGCAGGCAAAGGTCATCGAGGAGTTCGGACCGGTGGAATCCGACTACGAGGTGCCGCGGTATCACGGCGTATCCCTCTTCCACGACACCGAGATGGACTCGATTCTCAGGAGTCTCGGCGTCACGACCGTCGTGCTTCTCGGTGTCAGTCTGAACATCGCGATCCTCGGGACGACCATCGAGGCGGTGAACCGTGGCTATCAGGTGGTGATTCCGCACGACGGCGTCATCGGAACGCCGGCGGAGTACGGCGAGGAGGTTTTGAAGAACAGCATGAGAATGCTCGCGACGGTCACGGATTGCGATGCGGTCGTGAAGGCGTTGGGCGCGGTGGCTTGTTGA